Within the Myxococcaceae bacterium JPH2 genome, the region TCGATCAACACCACGCCGGGAGCCTGCGCCACGAGCATCTCCAGCGACGCTCGCGAGACAGCCGTGCCCGTGGGGTTGTTCGGCGCGCACACGTAGATGACCCGCGCGCCCGTCGCGAGCAGGCCCGTCACGTCGAGCGAGCAGTCCGCGCGAAGTGGAACCGGCGCCGGCCGCAGACCGTTCACTCGCGCGAACACGGGCACCATGACGAAGGTGGGATCCGCAAACGCGACCGCCTCCCCTGGAGCCAACAGCGCGCGCAGCACCGAGTCGATGACATCGTCGGAGCCACACCCCGTCGTCACGTTCTCCGGCGTCACGCCCGCATAGGTCGCCACCGCGCGCTTCAGGCCCGGGGCATAGCTCGCGGGATAGCGGGCCACGCTGTCGACGCCCGCCTCGCGCAGCACTCGCTCCGCGCTGGGAGGCATGCCGAAGAGGTTGGTGTTGTCTCCGAGGTTCACGCGACACACGCGCGTCGTCGGCCGGTAGGGAGTCAGGTCTCGCCACTCTGCCTTCGCGGCCGTCATCCCAGCCTCCAGGCCCGCGCCGCGTCGCCGTGCGCATACAGGCCCTCGGCATCCGCCATGGCCCCCACGTCGCCGGCCAGGGACACCGCCGCGGAGCGCTCCACCCGCTGGTAGGTGGTCCATCGGAAGAAATCGAGCGCGCTCAAGCCCGAGTACACCCGCGCCAACCCCGCGGTGGGCAGCACATGGTTCGCCCCGGTCAAGTAGTCGCCGAAGGCCACGGAGGAGCGCTCGCCCAGGAAGACCGTCCCCGCGTTGCGCACCCTCGCCAGGTCGGCCTGGGGCGCGGCGGTGGCGATGAGCAGGTGCTCGGGCGCGAAGTCCGACACGAAGGGCCAGACTTCATCCAGCGAGGCCACGCTCAGCACCGCGCCCTGCCCGGCCAGCGCGGCGGCGACGATGGCATCCCGCCTCGCCTCTCCCGCCAGGCGATCCACCGCGTCGACAATCGCTTGCGCCAACTCGTCCCCCAGCGCCAGCGCGACACAGCATGCATCCGGGTCGTGCTCCGCCTGCGCGACCATCTCTCGCGCGACGGCCTCAGGGCTCGCGGTGGCGTCGGCCACCACCAGCAGCTCACTCGGGCCGGCGGGAGCATCGATGCCCACCGCGTCCACGACCTGCAGCTTCGCCGCCGCGACATAGGCATTGCCCGGCCCCACGATGCGATCCACCCGTGGCACCGTGCTCGTGCCGTAGGCCATGGCGGCCACCGCGCCCGCGCCGCCCAAGGCGAAGACGCGATCCGCTCCCGCCAAGGCCGCTGCCGCGAGCACTCCGGGGCTCGGCAGGCCATTGGGTCCGGGCGGCGAGCACACGATGATCTCGCCGACGCCCGCGACCTTCGCGGGCACCACGCCCATGAGCACGCTGCTGGGATACGCGGCCCTACCGCCCGGCGCGTAGACGCCCACGCGTCCCAACGGATCCGGTCTGCGGCCCACCAACACGCCCGGCTCGGTCTCCACCTCCACCGTGCGAGGACGTTGGGCGGCGTGGGCTCGGGCGATGTTGCCCACGGCTCGGGAGAGCGCGGCGCGCAGGGGCTGAGACAGGCTCGCGAGCGCCGCGTCCCACCGCACGCGAGGCACCTCCAGGGCCGCCAGCTCCACCCGGTCGAACTGGCGCGCGAGCGCGAAGAGGGCCGCGTCGCCTTCCGCGCGCACTCGGGCGATGACCGAACGGACCTGCTCCGTCACGTGCGCGTCCGTCGCGGAGGAGCGCTGCATCAAGGCCCGACGAGACTCGGGGTCGAGTTCCGCGAGGGCACCGCGATACTTCAGGAGGGACGTGCTCATGCCATCAGCCTCTCGATGCGGGTGACGAGGATGCCTTCACAACCCAGTGACTTCAGCGCGCGGATGGTTGCGTCGAGTGTCCGCGCCAGCACGACGGCGTGCACCGCCACGAAGCGCCCCCCATCGAGGACGTCCACCACCGTGGGCCCGTTGAGTCCGGGGAGCACCTCGCGCACGCGCCCCAGCTCCTGCTTGGGCACGTTCGCCATGAGGTAGCGCCGGCAGCGCGCGGCGATCACCGAGCCCAGCGCTCGCGACAGCTCATCCAACGCCTGCCTCGCGTCCGCGTCATTGCCCTGGCAGGCGACGAGCCGGGCGCTCGACTCCAACACGGTGGACACCTCGCGCAGCCCGTTCATCCGCAACGTCGAGCCCGTGGACGTGAGGTCCACCACGAGGTCCGCGATCCCCAGGCGCGGCGCGATCTCCGCCGCCCCCGACACCGGCACCACCGTCACGCTGCGCCCCACCTGGTCGAAGTGAGCCTGCGTCAGTCGGGGGAAGCAGCTCGCCACCCGCATGCCGTCCACCACGTCCGCCTCGGTCGCGATGCCGCTGTCCTCGCGGGCCGCCACCACCAGACGACAGCGGCCGAACTCCAGGTCGCGCAGCAGCTCCACCGGACGTCCCGCCTCACTCACGAGGTCCCAACCCGTGACGCCGGCATGCGCCGCGCCATCCGCGACGAACTCGGGGATGTCCTGGGCCCGCACGAAGAGGGCCTCGAACTGGCCGCCCAGCGACGCGGACAGCGCGCGCTCTCCCCTGGCGCGCACCTCCAATCCCGCGTCGTGGAACAGCTCGCGGATCTCCTCGGACAGACGGCCTTTGTTGGGCAGGGCGATCTTCAGCATCAATGGGCTCGGGGGCTGCGAGGGGAAAAACGAAAAAAGGCCCGTCCTGGGGGGACGGGCCTTCGGTCATCGCGGCAGGTGCCGGAACGAGGGTGTGCGAGCTAGCAGTTCACCCCGGCATGCGCGTGGCCAACGGTCCCGTCGAGGGCCGGCCGATGATGCGCATGGGGATGATGCATGGAAGCGAAACGCACGGACTCATGGGTAGCGCCAAAGCCTCGCGTCGTCAACCGGACCCCGGTGCGCCTTCGCCATCTCGCTTGCAAAGCCCTGTCGAGGCGAGCACAAGCGCACACATGCAAGACACGGAAGTCATCGTGGTGGGTGGCGGCGTCATGGGCTGCGGCATCGCGCTGCGGCTGCGACAAGGTGGCGCTCGCGTCACCGTGCTCGAGCGCTCCATCCCCGGCGCCGAGGCATCGAGCGCCGCGGCCGGAATCCTCGCGCCGCAGTGGGAGTCCGAGGGCCCCGGAGCCTTCATGGATCTGTGCCTGAGAAGTCGCGCGCTCTATGGGAGCTTCGCCGCGGAGCTGCGCGAGCTGACCGGCGTGGACGTGGGCTATCGCCCGTGCGGCCTGCTCAAGGCGGTGTTCGACGAGGCCGGCGTGCATCACCTGGAGGCCACCGTCGGTTGGCAGCGCGGACTGGGCTTGCGCGCCGAGCGACTCGATGGCGCGCAGGCTCGTGCCCTGGAGCCCCAGCTGTCGCCTCGGGTCGTGGCCGCGGCGCACTTCCCGGATGATCACCACGTGGACAACCGGCTGCTCGTGCGCGCCCTCACCATGGCCGCGGCGCGAGTGGGCACCACGTTCCAGAGCGGCCACGTGCGCGGCGTGGTGCACGAGAACGGGCGCGCGGTGGGCGTCGACCTGGATGGCCAGGTGCTGCGCGCGGACGCGGTGGTGCTCGCGGCTGGCTCGTGGTCCGCCCTGGTTCCCGGCGCGGGCGTGGCCGCGCAGGCGGTGCGGCCGGCTCGCGGACAGATGGTGCAGTTCCAGACACGGCTTCCGTTGCTGGAGCGCATCGTCACGTCGGAGAAGGGCTACCTGGTGCCCCGCGTGGACGGGCGTGTCATCGCTGGGAGCACCATGGAGCTGGTCGGCTTCGACAAGCAGGTGACGGCCGCCGGTGTGGCCCGCATCCTCGACATGGCCCTGGAGCTGTGCCCCGAGCTGGCCCAGGCCCCCATCACCGAGACCTGGGCGGGCTTCCGCCCCTGGACCGAGGACCACCTGCCCTACCTGGGAGGGGGGCCCACCCCCGGCCTCTTCCTGGCCACCGGACACTTCCGCAACGGCATCCTCCTGGCCCCCATCACCGCGAAACTCGTCGCCGAGGCGGTGCTGGGACAGCCTCCTTCCGTGGACCTGGCGCCGTTCCGGTATGATCGGCCGCCCGCCCGCCTGCCCGCGTGAAGGTGGTAATTTCTCTTACTCGTTCGCCTTTGAAAGCGGGAAACCTCTAGAATCCCCCCCGTGGAAGCCATCCCTCCTGCCCCGCCTCGAATCCTGATCGTCGACGATGACGACTCCGTCCGGGACGTCATCTCCGTCCTCCTCCGGGAGGAGGGCTACAACTGTGTCGTGGCCAGCGGCGCCGAGATGGCGCTGGATGTCGCGGGCGAAGAGGACACGCCGCTCGTCATCAGCGACATGAAGATGCCGGGCCGGGATGGGCTCTGGCTGCTGGAGAACCTGCGCGAGCGGCTGCCGGACACGTCCGTCATCATGCTCACCGGCTACGGCGACACCGAGTCCGCGGTGGACTGTCTGCGCCGTGGCGCGGTGGACTACCTGCTCAAGCCACCCAAGCTGACCGACCTCATCCGCGCCATCGAGCGCGCGTTGGCCAAGCGGCGCATCGAGATGGCGCGCAAGCGCTACCAGAAGAAGCTCGAGCGCAAGGTGCGCGACCGCACCGCCGAGCTGCGCACCGCACTGCGCGACATCGCGAACACGTACCAGAACACCCTCTTGGCCCTGGTGGCGGCGCTGGACGCGCGCGAGCACGAGACGAGCGACCACTCGCTGCGCGTGGTGAGCTACACGAGCGCCATCGCGCATCGCATGGGCATCCACGGCAAGGAGCTGGATGAGATTGGCCGTGGCGCCCTCCTGCACGACATCGGGAAGATTGGCGTGCCCGACGCGGTGCTGCTCAAGCCCGGCAAGCTGACTCCCGACGAGTGGTTGGAGATGCGGAAGCATCCGGAGATCGGCTTCCAGATGATCCAGAACATCCCCTTCCTCTCCACGCCGGCGCAGATCGTCCTGTCCCATCAGGAGCGCTACGACGGAGCGGGCTACCCTCGCAATCTCCAGCGCCAGGAGATCCACGTGGGCGCGCGCATCTTCGCGGTGGCGGACACCCTGGACGCGATGACGAGCGATCGCCCGTACCGCAAGGGGACGTCGTTCGCGAACGCCATCCAGGAGATCAAGCGCTGCGCCAACACCCAGTTTGATCCGGACGTGGTGCGCGCCTTCCTGGACATCGGCGAGGAGGGCCTCATCCGCATCAAGGAGGAGATGGCCCAGCGCAAGCTCCAGCCCCTCCAGGTGGAGGCGGAGGCCCTGGAGGCCGAGGCGGAGCTGGCGCGGCTGACGGATACAGAGGACGACGCGGAGACGACCGCTCCGGGCAACCGCCCGCCCGCGGGCACTTCCGCGGAGGAGCAGCTCAAGGTGGCCGTGCGTTCGGCCACGGGAACCAAGGGCTGAGCACCCCAGCGGCTGGCACGGCGGACGAGCGCCCGTGATGACCGAACTCCAGACGACTCCGCTCGCACCCCCTCTGCGCGACGCGCAGGGGCGCGTCATGACGTACCTGCGGCTGAGCGTCACGGACCGCTGCAACTTCCGCTGCGCCTACTGCTCACCGGCCTCATGGGGCGGGCGCAAGGATTTGCTCACCGCGGAGGAGTTCGCGCGCATCGCCTCCGTCTTCGCGCGCATGGGCATCCGCCGCGTGCGCCTCACCGGCGGCGAGCCGCTCATCCGGCCCGACATCCTCGACATCGCCCAGCGGATCGCGGCGCTGCCCGGCGTGGCGCACCTGGCGATCACCACCAACGCCAGCCGCTTGGAGACGCTCGCCCTGCCCTTGCGTGAGGCGGGCGTCAGCCAGCTCAACCTGAGCCTGGACACGCTCGAGGCCGCGACGTTCCGCAGCATCTCCCGGCAGGGAGACCTGGACGCGGTGCTGCGGGGAATCGACGCGGCGGCGCACGCGGGGTTCGCCTCGCTCAAGCTCAACGTCGTCGTGATGCGCGGCGTGAACGACACCGAGGTCCCCGCGCTGGTGGCCTACGCGCACGCGCGCGGCATCACCCCGCGCTTCATCGAGCTCATGCCCTTTGGCCAGGGCACGCCCGTGCCCACCGCGGAGCTGCTGGAGCGACTCCAGGACGCGGGGCTGTCGCTCACGCCCGAGCCCGCGGAGCCCGGCACGTCCGACACGGCCGGCCCCGCCCATTACTGGCGCACCGACTCGGGGCGCGTGGGCTTCATCTCCCCGCTGACGCGCAACTTCTGCGGCGGGTGCAACCGCGTGCGCGTGGCGTCGAACGGGGACCTGAGGAGCTGCCTGGGGGGACGTGCCCAGGCGCCGCTGCATCAGCTCATCCGCGGCGGTGCCAGCGACGAGGAGCTGGCGCTGGCGGTGCGGCGCGCGCTCGGCGACAAGCCCGAGGGCCATCGCTTCACCGACGCCGGCAACGGCGCCACGCTGCTGCCCATGATGGGCATTGGCGGCTGAACTCCAGACGCGACTCGGGCGGGCCACCGCCTCAGGGAGTGCGATGGGCCCGCCCGGATTGCCGCGTGACTACTTCACCAGTCGCAGCGCGAAGGGGTACTTGTAGAGCTGCCCCTCGTTCGCCTTCAGGCCACCGATGATGCCGAAGACGACCGCGCCGATGAACACCACGGCCAGCAGCACCAGGCCCACGCCCAGGCACGCCGTGGCGCCGCCCACCAGACCGGCGATGACGCAGGTGATCTGGAAGTTCAGCGACTCGACCGCGTGCGCCCGGATGTAGGACGACTCCTTGCCCTTGGTCATCATCAGGAACAGCGGGACCAGGAAGCCAAAGCCCATGAAGAGGTTGGCGACCACCGTGCCGATGTGCGCCAGCATCGCCATCGTCTTCTCATCCTGCGTGGGCACCGGGGTCCCCGTGATGAACGAGCCCATCATCTCCTGCTGCTGAGACTCCATCGTCCTTCCTCCTGCTTTCCGCGGGCGCGAACCACGCCCTTGACGGGCCACACCATGGCACGCGCCCGCGTCCACTGTCACCAGGAGGACAGAGGATGTGACAGGTCGTCACGACCTGCTTGGAGCCTCAACGGTAGAGCTGCCCGCCCGCCTTCTTGAATTCCTCGCTCTTCTCTTCCATCCCGCTCTGGAGGACCGAGGTCTCCGCCACGCCCGTCTGCTGGGCGTAGTCGCGGACCTCCTGGGTGATTTTCATCGAGCAGAACTGAGGACCGCACATGGAGCAGAAGTGCGCGACCTTGGCCCCTTCCGCGGGGAGGGTCTCGTCGTGGAAGGCGCGGGCGCGCTCGGGGTCCAGCGAGAGGTTGAACTGATCCTGCCAGCGGAACTCGAAGCGCGCCTTGGAGAGCGCGTTGTCGCGGGCCTGGGCGCCTGGGTGCCCCTTGGCCAGGTCCGCGGCGTGGGCGGCGATCTTGTAGGTGATGACGCCCTCCTTCACGTCGTCGCGATCCGGCAGGCCCAGGTGCTCCTTGGGCGTGACGTAGCAGAGCATCGCCGTGCCGAACCAACCGATCATCGCGGCGCCAATGCCGCTGGTGAAGTGGTCGTAGCCCGGCGCGATGTCCGTGGTGAGGGGCCCCAG harbors:
- a CDS encoding response regulator codes for the protein MEAIPPAPPRILIVDDDDSVRDVISVLLREEGYNCVVASGAEMALDVAGEEDTPLVISDMKMPGRDGLWLLENLRERLPDTSVIMLTGYGDTESAVDCLRRGAVDYLLKPPKLTDLIRAIERALAKRRIEMARKRYQKKLERKVRDRTAELRTALRDIANTYQNTLLALVAALDAREHETSDHSLRVVSYTSAIAHRMGIHGKELDEIGRGALLHDIGKIGVPDAVLLKPGKLTPDEWLEMRKHPEIGFQMIQNIPFLSTPAQIVLSHQERYDGAGYPRNLQRQEIHVGARIFAVADTLDAMTSDRPYRKGTSFANAIQEIKRCANTQFDPDVVRAFLDIGEEGLIRIKEEMAQRKLQPLQVEAEALEAEAELARLTDTEDDAETTAPGNRPPAGTSAEEQLKVAVRSATGTKG
- a CDS encoding ATP phosphoribosyltransferase, translated to MMLKIALPNKGRLSEEIRELFHDAGLEVRARGERALSASLGGQFEALFVRAQDIPEFVADGAAHAGVTGWDLVSEAGRPVELLRDLEFGRCRLVVAAREDSGIATEADVVDGMRVASCFPRLTQAHFDQVGRSVTVVPVSGAAEIAPRLGIADLVVDLTSTGSTLRMNGLREVSTVLESSARLVACQGNDADARQALDELSRALGSVIAARCRRYLMANVPKQELGRVREVLPGLNGPTVVDVLDGGRFVAVHAVVLARTLDATIRALKSLGCEGILVTRIERLMA
- the moaA gene encoding GTP 3',8-cyclase MoaA; its protein translation is MTELQTTPLAPPLRDAQGRVMTYLRLSVTDRCNFRCAYCSPASWGGRKDLLTAEEFARIASVFARMGIRRVRLTGGEPLIRPDILDIAQRIAALPGVAHLAITTNASRLETLALPLREAGVSQLNLSLDTLEAATFRSISRQGDLDAVLRGIDAAAHAGFASLKLNVVVMRGVNDTEVPALVAYAHARGITPRFIELMPFGQGTPVPTAELLERLQDAGLSLTPEPAEPGTSDTAGPAHYWRTDSGRVGFISPLTRNFCGGCNRVRVASNGDLRSCLGGRAQAPLHQLIRGGASDEELALAVRRALGDKPEGHRFTDAGNGATLLPMMGIGG
- the hisD gene encoding histidinol dehydrogenase, whose protein sequence is MSTSLLKYRGALAELDPESRRALMQRSSATDAHVTEQVRSVIARVRAEGDAALFALARQFDRVELAALEVPRVRWDAALASLSQPLRAALSRAVGNIARAHAAQRPRTVEVETEPGVLVGRRPDPLGRVGVYAPGGRAAYPSSVLMGVVPAKVAGVGEIIVCSPPGPNGLPSPGVLAAAALAGADRVFALGGAGAVAAMAYGTSTVPRVDRIVGPGNAYVAAAKLQVVDAVGIDAPAGPSELLVVADATASPEAVAREMVAQAEHDPDACCVALALGDELAQAIVDAVDRLAGEARRDAIVAAALAGQGAVLSVASLDEVWPFVSDFAPEHLLIATAAPQADLARVRNAGTVFLGERSSVAFGDYLTGANHVLPTAGLARVYSGLSALDFFRWTTYQRVERSAAVSLAGDVGAMADAEGLYAHGDAARAWRLG
- the thiO gene encoding glycine oxidase ThiO, with product MQDTEVIVVGGGVMGCGIALRLRQGGARVTVLERSIPGAEASSAAAGILAPQWESEGPGAFMDLCLRSRALYGSFAAELRELTGVDVGYRPCGLLKAVFDEAGVHHLEATVGWQRGLGLRAERLDGAQARALEPQLSPRVVAAAHFPDDHHVDNRLLVRALTMAAARVGTTFQSGHVRGVVHENGRAVGVDLDGQVLRADAVVLAAGSWSALVPGAGVAAQAVRPARGQMVQFQTRLPLLERIVTSEKGYLVPRVDGRVIAGSTMELVGFDKQVTAAGVARILDMALELCPELAQAPITETWAGFRPWTEDHLPYLGGGPTPGLFLATGHFRNGILLAPITAKLVAEAVLGQPPSVDLAPFRYDRPPARLPA
- a CDS encoding aminotransferase class I/II-fold pyridoxal phosphate-dependent enzyme codes for the protein MTAAKAEWRDLTPYRPTTRVCRVNLGDNTNLFGMPPSAERVLREAGVDSVARYPASYAPGLKRAVATYAGVTPENVTTGCGSDDVIDSVLRALLAPGEAVAFADPTFVMVPVFARVNGLRPAPVPLRADCSLDVTGLLATGARVIYVCAPNNPTGTAVSRASLEMLVAQAPGVVLIDEAYAEFSSSGGFLDLARTCPNVLVTRTMSKAFGLAGMRVGWAVGDAALVAEVEKARGPYKHTAIAEAMSIAVLSEDVPWMRAQAEAAVANRERFREALQGMGLRALASDANFLLVPLPGAVRVAERMRDAGVNVRVFQGLAGLGDALRVSVGPWPLLEDALAALREALRCE
- a CDS encoding DUF4870 domain-containing protein, with the translated sequence MESQQQEMMGSFITGTPVPTQDEKTMAMLAHIGTVVANLFMGFGFLVPLFLMMTKGKESSYIRAHAVESLNFQITCVIAGLVGGATACLGVGLVLLAVVFIGAVVFGIIGGLKANEGQLYKYPFALRLVK